From one Bacillus sp. FJAT-42376 genomic stretch:
- a CDS encoding O-acetylhomoserine aminocarboxypropyltransferase/cysteine synthase family protein, with amino-acid sequence MKTGGIGVSEKIFRQETVAVHGGLKEDPVTGARAVPIYQSNAYLFKDTDHAADLFALKEPGYIYTRIHNPTVTVLEERVAQLEGGAGALAVSSGMAAITLAILNIAEAGDEIVAASNLYGGTYNLFANTLPKYGIKTIFADASRPESFKAAITQKTKAIFGEIIGNPSLQVLDVKAVADIAHEAGIPLIVDNTFATPYLCRPIEHGADIVVHSATKWLLGNGTTLGGIIVDGGKFDWSTGKFPSFVTPDPSYHNIVFAEALRELAYIVKARVQLLRDFGPALSPYNAFQFTLGLETLHVRMKEHIHNTRKVVGYLQNHPAVKWVLYPEADGHSSKALADHYLPKGAGAVIVFGIEGGLEEGKAIINHTKLWSHVANVGDAKSLIIHPASTTHQQLGKEELAEAGVPEDMIRLSVGIEHADDLLEDLEEAIFAATGKRSLTASAK; translated from the coding sequence ATGAAAACAGGGGGAATTGGAGTGAGTGAAAAAATCTTCAGGCAGGAAACGGTAGCAGTGCACGGAGGCCTTAAAGAAGACCCGGTAACAGGAGCCAGAGCTGTTCCGATTTACCAGTCAAATGCGTATCTTTTTAAAGATACCGATCATGCAGCAGATCTCTTTGCTTTAAAGGAGCCGGGGTATATTTACACAAGAATCCATAACCCTACGGTTACGGTATTGGAAGAACGGGTAGCCCAGCTTGAAGGCGGAGCAGGAGCTTTAGCTGTTTCAAGCGGAATGGCTGCCATCACTCTCGCGATCCTGAATATTGCTGAAGCAGGGGATGAGATTGTTGCTGCATCGAACTTGTATGGAGGTACATACAATCTATTCGCAAACACACTTCCCAAATACGGAATTAAAACCATTTTTGCAGATGCCTCCCGCCCGGAATCTTTCAAAGCAGCCATTACTCAAAAAACGAAAGCCATTTTTGGCGAAATCATCGGAAATCCGAGCCTGCAGGTACTGGATGTAAAAGCAGTGGCTGACATCGCGCACGAAGCCGGTATCCCTCTCATTGTCGATAATACTTTTGCCACCCCGTATTTATGCAGGCCAATCGAACATGGTGCGGATATTGTCGTGCATTCTGCTACTAAGTGGCTTCTGGGGAATGGGACCACACTGGGAGGGATCATTGTTGATGGAGGAAAGTTTGACTGGTCTACCGGAAAGTTTCCATCCTTTGTAACCCCTGATCCAAGCTATCACAATATTGTTTTTGCAGAAGCGCTTAGGGAACTCGCCTATATTGTGAAAGCAAGAGTTCAGCTATTGAGAGACTTCGGTCCGGCGCTCAGTCCGTATAATGCTTTTCAATTTACGCTCGGTCTGGAGACTCTCCATGTCCGTATGAAGGAGCATATTCATAATACAAGAAAGGTGGTCGGCTACCTGCAAAACCACCCTGCTGTAAAGTGGGTGCTGTATCCCGAAGCAGATGGACACTCTTCGAAAGCACTGGCAGACCATTATTTGCCTAAAGGGGCAGGGGCTGTTATCGTATTTGGAATTGAAGGCGGTCTGGAAGAGGGAAAAGCCATCATCAATCATACAAAATTATGGTCACATGTAGCGAATGTGGGAGATGCAAAGAGTTTAATTATCCACCCTGCCAGCACGACCCATCAGCAGCTTGGCAAAGAAGAACTCGCTGAAGCTGGGGTTCCGGAAGACATGATTCGCCTGTCTGTCGGTATAGAGCATGCCGATGACCTGCTTGAAGATCTGGAGGAAGCCATCTTTGCTGCAACAGGCAAACGGTCGCTAACAGCCAGTGCAAAATAA
- a CDS encoding acyl-CoA dehydrogenase family protein produces the protein MAKSLETVTKGGSFLIEDASFDRVFTPEDFTEEHKMIAKTTEDFVVNDVLPQLEDIEKHEFDKSVKLLKQAGELGLLGADVPEEYGGLGLDKISSALITEKFSRAGSFALSFGAHVGIGSLPIVLFGNEEQKKQYLPDLAVGERLAAYALTEPGSGSDALGARTTAKLNAEGTHYVLNGEKQWITNSAFADVFVVYAKVDGEHFSAFIVEKEFPGVSTGPEEKKMGIKGSSTRTLILEDAMVPKENLLGELGKGHVIAFNILNIGRYKLAVGTIGGSKRVIDVSVQYANQRQQFKTPISKFSLIQEKLANMASKTYAMESSVYRTVGLFEERMSLLSEEETKDGRAVAASIAEYAIECSLNKVLGSETLDYVADEGVQIHGGYGFMQEYEVERAYRDSRINRIFEGTNEINRLLVPGTFLRKAMKGELPLLQKAQALQEELMMLMPEEVGEGTLEQEKHLLKNAKKIGIMIAGLAAQKYGKELQKEQEVLVNIADIVSNIYAMESAILRTEKAIAATGESKNSQKLLYTQVYCQEAFNEIEAHAKESLIAIETGDSLRMMISALRKFTRYTPINVIAKKREIAAAIIDANRYVN, from the coding sequence ATGGCTAAATCATTGGAAACCGTAACTAAGGGCGGAAGCTTTTTAATTGAGGATGCATCCTTTGACCGTGTATTCACACCGGAGGATTTCACGGAAGAGCATAAAATGATTGCAAAAACGACGGAGGATTTTGTCGTAAATGATGTACTTCCACAGCTTGAAGACATTGAAAAACATGAATTTGATAAATCCGTTAAGCTTTTAAAGCAAGCAGGAGAACTGGGACTGCTAGGTGCGGACGTACCTGAAGAATACGGCGGACTTGGTCTTGATAAAATCAGCTCTGCTCTTATCACAGAGAAATTCTCCCGTGCAGGAAGCTTCGCGCTTTCCTTCGGAGCTCACGTAGGAATTGGGTCTCTGCCAATCGTTCTTTTCGGTAATGAAGAACAGAAAAAACAGTATCTTCCTGACTTAGCCGTTGGTGAGAGACTTGCTGCATATGCTTTGACAGAGCCTGGTTCCGGTTCAGATGCACTTGGAGCAAGAACAACTGCAAAACTGAATGCAGAAGGTACTCATTATGTATTGAATGGTGAAAAACAATGGATTACGAATTCTGCTTTTGCTGATGTGTTTGTTGTGTATGCAAAAGTTGACGGTGAACATTTCTCCGCGTTCATCGTTGAAAAAGAATTTCCGGGAGTTTCAACTGGGCCTGAAGAGAAGAAAATGGGAATCAAAGGTTCTTCTACACGTACACTGATCCTTGAAGATGCCATGGTGCCAAAGGAAAACCTTCTTGGAGAGCTTGGAAAGGGCCATGTAATCGCCTTTAACATTCTGAATATTGGCCGCTATAAGCTTGCTGTTGGGACAATTGGCGGCTCAAAAAGGGTCATCGACGTTTCCGTTCAATACGCGAACCAGCGCCAGCAGTTTAAGACACCAATTTCAAAATTCTCGCTCATTCAAGAGAAGCTTGCGAACATGGCTTCCAAAACATACGCTATGGAAAGCTCTGTATACCGTACGGTAGGTCTTTTTGAAGAGAGAATGAGCTTGCTTTCAGAAGAGGAGACAAAGGACGGCCGCGCTGTTGCTGCCTCAATTGCTGAATATGCGATTGAGTGTTCATTAAATAAAGTTTTGGGATCTGAAACACTTGATTATGTAGCGGATGAAGGAGTACAAATTCACGGCGGCTATGGTTTCATGCAGGAATATGAAGTGGAAAGAGCATACCGTGATTCCCGTATTAACCGGATTTTTGAAGGAACGAATGAAATTAACCGTCTCCTTGTACCGGGTACATTCCTTCGAAAAGCAATGAAAGGCGAACTTCCTCTTCTGCAAAAAGCACAGGCTCTTCAGGAAGAGCTAATGATGCTTATGCCGGAAGAAGTAGGAGAAGGCACACTTGAACAAGAAAAGCATTTGCTTAAAAATGCAAAGAAAATCGGTATTATGATTGCTGGTTTGGCTGCACAGAAATACGGTAAAGAATTACAAAAGGAACAAGAGGTTCTTGTGAATATCGCGGATATTGTGAGCAATATTTACGCAATGGAGTCAGCGATTCTGCGTACGGAGAAAGCAATCGCTGCTACAGGAGAGTCTAAAAACAGCCAAAAGCTTCTCTATACACAAGTATACTGCCAAGAGGCGTTTAACGAAATCGAAGCACATGCCAAGGAATCCCTGATCGCTATCGAAACGGGCGATTCACTTCGCATGATGATTTCCGCATTGCGCAAATTTACACGCTATACTCCAATTAACGTTATTGCAAAGAAACGTGAAATTGCGGCTGCAATCATTGATGCAAACCGCTATGTAAATTAA
- the gcvH gene encoding glycine cleavage system protein GcvH has protein sequence MNTPNELRYSEEHEWVKVEGDKVRVGITHFAQSELGDIVFVELPEAGTEIKADEPFGSVESVKTVSELYAPISGKVVEVNEDLDDNPEYVNESPYEKAWMIVIEPSDSSEIENLMTAEQYTEMTNED, from the coding sequence ATGAATACACCAAACGAACTTCGCTATTCCGAAGAACATGAGTGGGTAAAAGTAGAAGGCGATAAAGTACGAGTAGGCATAACACATTTCGCACAATCAGAGCTTGGGGACATTGTTTTCGTTGAGCTTCCGGAAGCAGGTACGGAGATTAAAGCAGACGAGCCATTCGGTTCTGTTGAATCTGTTAAAACCGTTTCTGAGCTTTATGCACCGATCAGCGGTAAAGTTGTGGAAGTGAATGAAGACCTGGATGACAATCCTGAATATGTAAATGAATCTCCTTACGAAAAAGCATGGATGATCGTAATTGAGCCGTCTGATTCAAGTGAGATTGAGAACTTAATGACAGCAGAACAATACACAGAAATGACCAACGAAGACTAA
- a CDS encoding 3-hydroxyacyl-CoA dehydrogenase/enoyl-CoA hydratase family protein yields the protein MVQQINKAAVLGSGVMGSGIAAHLANIGIPVLLLDIVPKELTGDEQKKGLTLDDLAVRNRLSAVSIQKLLKQKPAPLTSKKNLALIEAGNFEDHMERLSEADWIIEVVVENLEVKKKVFAQVEQYRKKGSIVSSNTSGISIEAMASDCSEEFRKHFLGTHFFNPPRYLKLLEVIPTKDTDDQVLAFMKQFGEDVLGKGVVTAKDTPNFIGNRIGTYGLLVTLKEMLDKGYSVGEVDSVTGPLIGRPKSATFRTLDVVGLDTFVHVANNVYENVEEKEKEVFNVPSFMKQMLDNGWLGAKTGQGFFKKEGKEILELNPSTMEYGARKKLSAPSIEMAKQAKGSAKLKALIYADDRAGQLLWGITAPTLVYSAKLLGEIADDIVSIDQAMKWGFGWDKGPFELWDAIGLEKSAARLKEEGYELPSWIQEMIEKGHSSFYIEENGVRFFYSSGEYRRIERSEKAIQLKSLKEANGVIKKNSGASLIDLGDGVALLEFHSQSNAIGMDIIQMINYAIDEVSLNFKGLVIGNQGKNFCVGANLAMILMEAQDDNYFEIDMVIRHFQQAMQKIKYSSKPVVAAPFGMTLGGGAEICLPAARIQASSETYMGLVEAGVGLIPGGGGNKELYIKHLNSIPKGLDFDLQNVANKVFETVAMAKVSTSAAEARDSQFLDALDGISMNGDHLLHDAKRVVLQLHENGYRPPAKEKIPVVGETGYATLLLAAQTMHLSGFISEHDLKIAKKLAFVIAGGKVSFGTKVDEQYLLDLEREAFLSLVSEGKSQQRMQHMLVKGKPLRN from the coding sequence ATGGTCCAGCAAATTAATAAAGCTGCGGTGCTTGGATCCGGCGTCATGGGGTCGGGAATTGCAGCACACTTAGCAAACATCGGGATCCCTGTATTGCTATTGGATATTGTACCTAAAGAGCTAACAGGGGATGAACAGAAGAAAGGGCTGACGCTAGACGATCTGGCTGTAAGAAATCGTTTATCAGCTGTTTCCATTCAAAAACTCTTAAAACAAAAACCTGCACCGTTAACATCCAAGAAAAATCTGGCTTTAATCGAAGCAGGAAACTTTGAAGACCATATGGAGCGTTTATCGGAAGCGGATTGGATTATAGAAGTAGTTGTAGAAAATCTTGAAGTGAAGAAAAAAGTTTTTGCACAAGTAGAGCAGTACCGCAAGAAAGGAAGCATTGTAAGCTCCAATACATCCGGTATTTCAATTGAAGCGATGGCGTCGGATTGTTCAGAGGAATTCCGAAAGCACTTCCTAGGAACGCACTTTTTTAATCCTCCGCGCTACTTGAAATTACTTGAAGTGATCCCTACGAAAGATACAGACGACCAGGTTTTAGCTTTTATGAAACAGTTTGGGGAGGATGTTCTCGGTAAAGGCGTCGTTACTGCAAAGGATACGCCGAACTTTATCGGAAACAGAATCGGGACATATGGGCTGCTTGTTACACTTAAGGAAATGCTTGATAAAGGATATAGCGTAGGTGAAGTGGACTCCGTTACGGGACCTTTGATCGGACGGCCAAAAAGCGCGACTTTCCGCACACTGGATGTAGTGGGATTAGATACGTTTGTCCACGTTGCGAATAATGTTTATGAAAACGTAGAAGAAAAGGAGAAGGAAGTTTTCAACGTACCTTCTTTCATGAAGCAGATGCTTGATAATGGCTGGCTCGGAGCTAAGACAGGGCAAGGTTTCTTTAAAAAAGAAGGAAAAGAAATTCTTGAGCTTAATCCTTCAACTATGGAGTACGGAGCAAGAAAAAAACTAAGTGCCCCGTCGATAGAAATGGCAAAACAGGCAAAAGGTTCAGCAAAATTGAAAGCGCTTATATATGCGGACGACAGGGCTGGGCAGCTTCTATGGGGAATCACAGCACCGACTCTTGTCTATTCTGCAAAGCTTCTTGGTGAAATTGCGGACGATATTGTTTCGATTGATCAGGCTATGAAATGGGGATTCGGCTGGGATAAGGGACCATTCGAGTTATGGGATGCAATTGGCCTTGAAAAATCGGCAGCCAGATTAAAAGAAGAAGGATATGAGCTTCCTTCATGGATTCAGGAAATGATTGAGAAGGGCCATTCCTCTTTTTACATTGAAGAAAACGGAGTCCGCTTTTTCTACAGCAGCGGAGAATACCGCCGCATCGAAAGAAGTGAAAAAGCCATTCAGCTTAAATCGTTAAAAGAAGCCAACGGTGTCATTAAGAAAAACAGCGGGGCAAGCCTGATTGATCTTGGGGACGGAGTAGCGCTCCTTGAGTTTCATTCCCAGAGCAATGCAATCGGGATGGATATCATCCAAATGATTAACTATGCGATTGATGAAGTCTCTCTGAATTTCAAGGGCCTTGTTATTGGAAACCAGGGCAAGAATTTCTGTGTCGGAGCGAATCTTGCCATGATCCTGATGGAGGCGCAGGATGATAATTATTTTGAAATCGACATGGTTATCCGCCATTTTCAGCAGGCTATGCAAAAAATCAAGTACAGTTCAAAACCCGTGGTGGCAGCTCCATTCGGCATGACGCTCGGCGGAGGAGCAGAGATCTGCCTGCCTGCTGCCAGAATTCAGGCTTCAAGCGAGACCTACATGGGGCTTGTGGAAGCAGGAGTAGGCCTTATTCCTGGCGGAGGAGGCAACAAAGAGCTTTATATCAAACATTTAAACAGCATCCCTAAAGGTCTGGACTTTGACCTTCAAAATGTAGCCAATAAAGTATTTGAAACGGTTGCTATGGCTAAGGTATCTACTTCCGCAGCGGAAGCAAGAGATTCACAATTCCTTGATGCACTGGATGGAATCAGCATGAATGGTGACCATCTTCTCCATGATGCGAAACGGGTTGTGCTCCAGCTCCATGAGAATGGCTACCGTCCTCCTGCAAAAGAAAAAATTCCGGTTGTAGGGGAAACCGGCTATGCAACGCTGCTTCTTGCAGCTCAAACCATGCATCTCTCTGGCTTCATTTCTGAGCATGACTTGAAAATCGCGAAGAAACTCGCTTTTGTTATTGCCGGAGGAAAAGTTTCATTTGGCACAAAAGTCGATGAACAATATCTGCTTGATCTTGAAAGAGAGGCATTCCTGAGTCTCGTTTCTGAAGGTAAATCACAGCAGCGCATGCAGCACATGCTTGTAAAAGGAAAACCGTTACGTAACTAA
- a CDS encoding thioredoxin family protein produces MIEINAENIPALIKSDRFILYLYTPFCGTCQLAKRMLTVVDETLPSTDLYMANLNYLPGFAEKWEVESVPCLMIFEEGKLQTKQYAFQSVEFLYNLILKDGA; encoded by the coding sequence ATGATTGAAATAAATGCAGAAAACATCCCGGCACTGATAAAAAGCGACCGGTTTATTTTATATTTGTATACACCATTTTGCGGTACATGCCAGCTTGCAAAACGTATGCTTACAGTTGTGGATGAAACATTGCCGTCGACCGACCTGTACATGGCCAACCTCAATTATTTACCGGGGTTTGCTGAAAAATGGGAAGTCGAAAGCGTCCCGTGCCTGATGATTTTTGAAGAAGGAAAGCTTCAGACGAAGCAATATGCTTTTCAATCAGTAGAGTTTTTATACAACCTGATTTTAAAAGACGGCGCATAA
- a CDS encoding YuzL family protein codes for MAKLKKDPSKAGVSAASVKGNAGPVNEHDGGGKHSSTNQQYKKQNMGES; via the coding sequence ATGGCAAAGTTAAAAAAAGACCCGTCTAAAGCCGGAGTGAGCGCAGCCAGTGTAAAAGGAAACGCCGGTCCGGTGAATGAACATGATGGAGGCGGCAAGCACTCCAGTACCAATCAGCAATATAAAAAACAGAATATGGGCGAATCTTAA
- a CDS encoding DUF2573 family protein, producing the protein MDKTFKDQFDGLFEKYCELLVGSSASDQQEKIQMWALYTHMAKTMPNLLRHWNAEYPEFKNAMKQVSTEVKEMNEQHRENSQKKKDD; encoded by the coding sequence ATGGATAAAACGTTTAAAGATCAATTTGACGGCCTGTTTGAAAAGTACTGCGAGCTGCTCGTTGGGTCATCTGCGTCAGACCAGCAGGAAAAAATACAAATGTGGGCACTTTATACCCACATGGCCAAAACGATGCCAAATCTGCTGAGACACTGGAACGCAGAATACCCTGAGTTTAAGAACGCGATGAAACAAGTGAGCACTGAAGTCAAAGAAATGAACGAACAGCACCGTGAAAATAGCCAAAAGAAAAAAGACGACTAA
- a CDS encoding acetyl-CoA C-acetyltransferase — MREAVIVAGARTPVGRAKKGTLASVRPDDLGALAVKETLKRAGNYEGNIDDLIIGCAMPEAEQGLNMARNIGALAGLPHTVPAVTINRYCSSGLQTIAYAAEKIMLGHSDTIIAGGAESMSLVPMMGHTLRPNARLAEEAPEYYMGMGHTAEQVAQKYGVSREDQDAFAVRSHQRAAAAIEAGKFDDEIVPVEVTLRSVGADNKLKEKSILFSRDEGVRPGTTQDVLAKLRPVFNVRGSVTAGNSSQTSDGAAAVMVMDREKADALGLAPMVKFRSFAVAGVPPEVMGIGPVAAIPKALKLAGLTVGDVGLFELNEAFASQSLQVIRELGLDEEKVNVNGGAIAIGHPLGCTGAKLTLSLIHEMKRRNEQFGVVTMCIGGGMGAAGVFELV, encoded by the coding sequence ATGAGAGAAGCGGTCATTGTTGCAGGTGCAAGAACACCTGTAGGAAGAGCGAAAAAAGGAACATTGGCAAGCGTGCGCCCTGATGATCTGGGAGCACTTGCTGTAAAAGAAACATTAAAGCGTGCGGGCAATTATGAAGGCAATATTGATGACTTGATTATCGGCTGTGCAATGCCTGAAGCTGAGCAGGGATTGAATATGGCAAGAAATATCGGAGCGCTGGCAGGTTTGCCGCATACCGTTCCTGCGGTTACGATCAACCGTTATTGTTCTTCCGGACTTCAGACGATTGCCTATGCTGCAGAAAAAATTATGCTTGGACATTCCGATACGATTATAGCAGGCGGAGCGGAATCGATGAGTCTCGTGCCAATGATGGGACATACACTTCGTCCAAATGCAAGGCTTGCAGAAGAAGCGCCTGAATATTACATGGGAATGGGACATACAGCAGAACAAGTGGCCCAGAAATACGGAGTCAGCCGTGAAGATCAGGATGCATTTGCGGTAAGAAGCCATCAGAGAGCTGCAGCTGCTATAGAAGCAGGGAAATTTGATGATGAAATCGTACCGGTCGAGGTTACGCTTCGTTCTGTAGGAGCTGACAACAAGCTGAAAGAAAAGTCCATCTTATTTTCCAGAGATGAAGGAGTACGACCGGGAACAACGCAGGATGTCCTTGCCAAACTCCGTCCTGTATTTAATGTGAGAGGATCCGTAACCGCAGGAAATTCCTCTCAAACGAGCGATGGTGCAGCCGCTGTCATGGTGATGGATCGTGAAAAAGCGGATGCACTTGGACTTGCGCCTATGGTGAAATTCAGATCCTTCGCTGTTGCGGGAGTACCGCCGGAAGTAATGGGAATCGGTCCGGTTGCCGCAATTCCGAAAGCACTAAAGCTTGCCGGACTGACTGTTGGAGATGTGGGATTATTTGAATTAAATGAAGCCTTTGCTTCCCAGTCTCTTCAGGTGATCCGTGAGCTTGGATTAGATGAAGAAAAGGTGAACGTGAACGGAGGAGCCATTGCAATCGGTCATCCGCTTGGATGTACAGGCGCAAAGCTTACGCTGTCCCTTATTCATGAAATGAAACGCAGAAATGAGCAGTTTGGTGTTGTAACTATGTGCATCGGCGGCGGTATGGGTGCTGCAGGCGTATTCGAACTAGTTTAA
- a CDS encoding arsenate reductase family protein, with product MTLDFYWYPKCGTCRKAKKWLEEHGHELNAIHIAENPPSKETLKDLYSKSGLELKKFFNTSGQKYRELGLKDRLSSMSEDEMLTVLSSDGMLIKRPITASGSKVTVGFKENEFEQLWK from the coding sequence ATTACGTTGGACTTTTACTGGTATCCTAAATGCGGTACATGCCGGAAAGCGAAAAAATGGCTGGAAGAGCATGGCCACGAACTAAACGCTATACATATTGCGGAAAATCCGCCGAGTAAAGAGACATTAAAAGATCTTTATTCCAAAAGCGGTCTGGAACTGAAGAAGTTTTTCAATACAAGCGGTCAGAAATACCGTGAGCTGGGCTTGAAAGACCGTTTGAGCAGCATGAGTGAAGACGAAATGCTAACCGTTTTATCTTCAGATGGAATGCTTATTAAAAGACCGATTACAGCGAGCGGAAGCAAGGTCACTGTCGGTTTTAAAGAAAATGAATTTGAGCAGCTGTGGAAGTAA
- a CDS encoding proline dehydrogenase, producing the protein MEQVMRNFFLFLSKNRGLTKVAKRYGLKFGASRFVAGETIELAAEAIRQLNNKGLDVTIDYLGEFVDNAAEANEMADNSIKAIEAIGKERLQSQLSLKMTSMGLDISDALVMNNMRRILEAAKKNNVFVTIDMEDYSRCGKTIEIFKKLREEYDNIGTVIQAYLYRTEEDINDLNKYSPNLRLVKGAYKESPQVAFPDKNDVDDNFKKIIKTHLLNGNYTAVATHDEAIIEYTKQLVEEHNIPLDQFEFQMLFGIRPERQLELVNEGYKMRVYVPYGNDWYGYFMRRLAERPANVAFVLKGVIKK; encoded by the coding sequence ATGGAACAAGTGATGCGGAATTTTTTCCTGTTTTTGTCCAAAAACAGAGGGCTTACAAAAGTGGCAAAAAGGTATGGGCTGAAATTCGGAGCCTCCCGTTTTGTCGCAGGTGAAACGATTGAGCTGGCAGCAGAGGCAATTCGCCAATTAAACAATAAAGGCCTGGATGTAACGATTGATTATCTGGGCGAATTTGTCGATAATGCTGCTGAAGCCAATGAAATGGCAGATAACTCGATCAAAGCGATTGAAGCAATTGGAAAGGAAAGGCTTCAATCCCAGCTGTCTTTAAAAATGACTTCTATGGGCCTTGATATTTCTGATGCCCTTGTTATGAATAACATGCGGAGAATTCTTGAAGCAGCGAAAAAAAATAACGTATTTGTCACAATTGATATGGAGGATTACTCAAGATGCGGCAAAACGATTGAGATTTTCAAAAAGCTCCGCGAAGAGTATGATAACATTGGTACCGTCATTCAGGCGTACCTGTACAGGACAGAAGAAGATATCAATGATCTGAATAAATACAGTCCCAACCTGAGGCTGGTTAAGGGAGCTTATAAAGAGTCTCCGCAGGTAGCTTTCCCGGATAAAAACGATGTGGATGATAACTTTAAAAAAATAATTAAAACACATCTTCTTAATGGCAATTACACAGCAGTTGCGACACATGATGAAGCCATCATTGAGTATACAAAGCAGCTAGTCGAGGAGCACAATATTCCCCTTGATCAATTTGAATTCCAGATGCTGTTTGGAATCCGTCCAGAAAGACAGCTGGAACTTGTAAACGAAGGATACAAAATGCGTGTGTATGTACCGTACGGGAATGACTGGTATGGCTATTTTATGAGAAGACTTGCTGAAAGGCCTGCCAATGTAGCCTTTGTTCTTAAAGGAGTAATAAAAAAATAA
- a CDS encoding YusG family protein has translation MTFKKQRIDVTDKVTGKFSNGQMNLYLDNQPIGTMTYGENGSKFELKSGIEQAENRFFQMADVPEKRDEKYVDCDDQNGWC, from the coding sequence TTGACATTTAAAAAACAGCGCATTGATGTAACGGATAAAGTAACCGGCAAATTTTCTAATGGTCAAATGAATCTTTATTTGGACAATCAGCCGATCGGAACCATGACTTACGGTGAAAATGGCAGCAAATTTGAATTGAAAAGCGGAATTGAGCAAGCGGAGAACCGTTTTTTTCAAATGGCTGATGTTCCCGAAAAACGGGATGAAAAGTACGTGGACTGCGACGATCAAAACGGCTGGTGTTAA
- a CDS encoding toprim domain-containing protein: protein MSEASKIIIVEGKSDKIKIQEVINEPVEIICTNGTISLSKMDELIDEYFDNDVYVLVDTDEAGEKLRKQFLREFPEASHLYIDKMYKEVASAPEHHIASVLLSANIDVQAKYL, encoded by the coding sequence ATGTCAGAGGCTTCTAAAATCATTATTGTTGAAGGCAAGTCCGATAAAATTAAAATTCAGGAAGTCATCAATGAGCCTGTAGAGATTATTTGTACAAACGGCACGATCAGTCTTTCCAAAATGGATGAACTGATTGATGAATACTTTGACAATGACGTGTATGTGCTTGTGGATACAGATGAAGCAGGAGAGAAGCTTAGAAAGCAGTTTTTAAGGGAATTTCCCGAGGCTTCCCATTTGTACATTGATAAAATGTATAAGGAAGTAGCTTCAGCTCCAGAGCATCATATTGCTTCTGTACTGCTTAGTGCGAACATTGATGTTCAGGCGAAATATTTATAG
- a CDS encoding spore coat protein, which produces MNQNQPSSKIGNQETQVPKTPQMNERDFVNDMLATEKYVTDAYCTAMNEMSHESLYKDIQSIFNETQDCQRHLYNLMFKNGWYKVEAEQAQKMQQTYQQFSNYAQQQSPYNGMPQ; this is translated from the coding sequence ATGAACCAAAATCAGCCATCCAGTAAAATCGGCAATCAGGAAACCCAAGTTCCAAAAACACCTCAGATGAATGAACGCGACTTCGTGAATGATATGCTGGCAACGGAAAAATACGTGACTGATGCCTACTGCACGGCCATGAATGAAATGAGCCACGAAAGTTTATATAAAGATATCCAGTCCATCTTCAACGAAACCCAGGACTGCCAAAGACATCTGTATAATTTAATGTTTAAAAACGGCTGGTACAAAGTTGAAGCTGAACAAGCGCAGAAAATGCAGCAAACCTATCAGCAATTCTCAAACTACGCCCAACAGCAATCCCCCTACAACGGCATGCCGCAATAA